The genomic DNA TAAAATATATCCTTGAAAGTGATTCAGGAACTTACTTTTACCATGGCCGGACGCAGCACTTTGTCTTTCAACAAATATCCCTTTTGCATTTCTTCCACGACCGTTCCTTCCGCATGCTCCGCTGATTCCACCTGCATGACCGCTTCGTGGAATTCGGGGTTGAAAGCTTGCCCGACGGTCTCCATCGGCTTCAGGCCTTCCTGTTCCAATACTTGCATGAGTTGCCGGAAAATCATCTCAACGCCTTTGGCAAACGAATCCTGATCACGGCTATCCTTCGCGGCTGCAATAGCCCGCTCGAAATTATCGACGATCGGGAGCAATTGCGTTATCAACTTCATGGATGAATATTTCAGCAATTCTTCTTTCTCTATGCGCGTTCGGCGGCGAAAATTGTCAAGATCGGCCTGTGCCCGCAAAAACTGGTTGAAATTTTCTTCCGCCTTACGCAACGCGGCTTCAAGCTGCAATTCCAGGTCCGTTTTGGGCGCTTCCGCTTGCGGGTTATCTTCGGTCTTAGGCGCCTCGTCAACAGGCGCTTCCTCTGCCGCCATGTTTTCCGCAGCATCTGTCGCGGCTTCTTGTTCATATGTTGCTTGCTCTCGATCCGTTTCCATTCAACATTTCACCCCCAGTTACTTATACCAGCGTTCCATCATCTTTTCCAGGTTTTTTGAAAAATTGTCCAAAAGCCCGATCACTTTGCCGTATTCCATGCGGGTCGGCCCAAGTATGCCGATTGCGCCCAGCGTTTTCCCGTTAAAAGAATATGTTGCCGTTATGAGGCTGCAGTCGCTGATGGCCTGCATATTGGTTTCGCGGCCGATTCTGACCTGAATGCCTTCCGGCTGCGAAGAAACCAAACTCGCCAATTTGTCGGTCTCCGCAAGCAAATCAAGTATAGTTTTCACTTTTCCAACATCTTTAAACTCCGGCTGCACGAGTATATTTGTAGTCCCGCCCAAAAAGACGCGATCCGATTCTTTATTGTCCAGCGATTCTTCGATCATGTGTATAAGTTCCTCGTATTTGGTCACATGGTGGCGCAATTCTTCGCTAATTTCGCTGTACAGGCGCGACTTCAAATGCAGCAGCGGGACGCCTTTGAGCTTGTCGTTCAAAATGGCGACCACTTTTTCTATTTCATGCACGGAAACGCCGGACGGTATGGCGATGACTTTGTTCTCGACATGGCCGGTGCTGGTTACGAGCACCGCGACGGCGCTTTCCTTGTTTAAAGGCAACAGTTGAATATGCCGCAAAGTCGTGCTGAACATTTCCGGCCCCAGCACGATCGACGTATAGTTCGTCAAGCTGGACAAAATGCTGGCCGCCTGCTGGACGGCTTGCTCGACTTCCTGTATTTTTTCCGCAAAAAACGATTTGACCACCTGCAGATCGTGGCCGGACAAAAGCCCAACTTTCAGCAGATGATCGACGTAATAACGATACCCCAGATGAGACGGCACTCTTCCCGCCGACGTGTGAGGCTGCTCCAAATAGCCCAATTCTTCCAAATCGGACATTTCGTTGCGAATGGTTGCCGGGCTGAAGGCGATATCGCCGCGCTTGGAAATGCTGCGGGATCCGACCGGCTCTGCCGACTGAATGTAATCATCGACAATCGCGCTCAAGATCAGTTTTTGTCGTTCTGTCAGCATATCATTCACCCCATTTAATCAGCACTCTAAGGTAGTGAGTGCTAAAACCTAATACAAAAATACCAGATCGGCGCGATCGTTGTCAAGTCGATCCAGCAGTTTGCCAGCCTTGATTTACGAGATAAATTCCGCAAACACCTCGTTGCCGAGGTACAATCCGGTAGCGCTCAATTTATATCCTTCGTCCGTTTCATCAAGCAGCCCCCGCGCAATGAGCGCGGCAATTTTGGCGCCGAACACATCTTCCGGCAAGCGCCCGAACTGGTCAAAAAAATCGTCCCGGCGTATGCCGCGCAAAAGGCGCAATCCGATCATCATGAAATCTTCCATCGCTTCCTGTTCGTCCACAAAACTCCGTTTCAAAACGGGCAGCCCTTTTTCCGTCGCGGTGATATATTCACCCACGCCCTTGACATTCAAATGCCTGATCCCGCGCACATAGCCGTGCGCGCCGGCACCCAGTCCATAATAGCTTTCATTTTTCCAATATGCCGAGTTATGCCTGCTTTCGCAACCCGGAAGGGCAAAATTGCTGATCTCGTAATGGGTGTAGCCGGCTTCGCGCATTCGCGAGATGATCAGTTCAAACATCTGCACTTCCGTATCTTCATCGGGCAAGGGCAGTTTGCCGTTTTGATAAAGCGTGTAAAACAGCGTGTGCTCTTCC from Bacilli bacterium includes the following:
- the grpE gene encoding nucleotide exchange factor GrpE — its product is METDREQATYEQEAATDAAENMAAEEAPVDEAPKTEDNPQAEAPKTDLELQLEAALRKAEENFNQFLRAQADLDNFRRRTRIEKEELLKYSSMKLITQLLPIVDNFERAIAAAKDSRDQDSFAKGVEMIFRQLMQVLEQEGLKPMETVGQAFNPEFHEAVMQVESAEHAEGTVVEEMQKGYLLKDKVLRPAMVKVSS
- the hrcA gene encoding heat-inducible transcriptional repressor HrcA, with protein sequence MLTERQKLILSAIVDDYIQSAEPVGSRSISKRGDIAFSPATIRNEMSDLEELGYLEQPHTSAGRVPSHLGYRYYVDHLLKVGLLSGHDLQVVKSFFAEKIQEVEQAVQQAASILSSLTNYTSIVLGPEMFSTTLRHIQLLPLNKESAVAVLVTSTGHVENKVIAIPSGVSVHEIEKVVAILNDKLKGVPLLHLKSRLYSEISEELRHHVTKYEELIHMIEESLDNKESDRVFLGGTTNILVQPEFKDVGKVKTILDLLAETDKLASLVSSQPEGIQVRIGRETNMQAISDCSLITATYSFNGKTLGAIGILGPTRMEYGKVIGLLDNFSKNLEKMMERWYK